The following proteins are encoded in a genomic region of Protaetiibacter sp. SSC-01:
- a CDS encoding ABC-F family ATP-binding cassette domain-containing protein, with the protein MAHLLGAESISLSFPTKDVFDDVTVGIDEGARIGVVGRNGDGKSTLLRILAGRQQPDSGRVTVRGGTRIGMLDQSDRLPENETIHHAVVGDRAEHEWAGDAKVRDVVRGLLGDLPWDARIGELSGGQRRRVALAALLSREWDVVFLDEPTNHLDVEGVAWLARHLKTRWSKNQGGLVVVTHDRWFLDEVSTDTWEVHDGIVEPFEGGYAAYVLQRVERDRMAAASEAKRQNLMRKELAWLRRGAPARTSKPKFRIEAANQLIEDVPPVRDRVALEKLATSRLGKDVVDLEGVSVAFDGREILHEVTWRIAPGERTGILGVNGAGKSTLLGVVAGTVAPDAGRVKTGKTVKLAVLDQRLAELDEIANDRVADVIGRQRASYRTGAGAELTPGQLLERLGFSNAQLSTPVKDLSGGQKRRLQLLLILLDEPNVLILDEPTNDLDTDMLAAMEDLLDSWPGTLLVVSHDRYLIERVTDQQYAVMGGRMRHLPGGVDEYLRLRQTGAGFDTPASRATQPAGGRAPTAGRVPSRSDAPTAGRVPSRSDGVSRPDERQTSAGFDTPASRATQPAGGAAPSAVRVPAGAGAAATLSGAERRAAEKELASVERRMAKVGDAITAMHAAFATADQSDYAELQRLQAELAGLEADSSALEERWLELGEQLEG; encoded by the coding sequence GTCACGGTGCGCGGCGGCACGCGCATCGGCATGCTCGACCAGTCCGACCGGCTGCCCGAGAACGAGACGATCCACCACGCCGTCGTCGGCGACCGCGCCGAGCACGAGTGGGCGGGTGACGCGAAGGTGCGGGATGTCGTGCGCGGCCTGCTCGGGGATCTCCCCTGGGATGCGCGCATCGGCGAGCTCTCGGGAGGCCAGCGCCGCCGCGTGGCCCTCGCCGCGCTCCTCTCCCGCGAGTGGGACGTCGTGTTCCTCGACGAGCCCACCAACCACCTCGACGTCGAGGGCGTCGCGTGGCTCGCCCGGCACCTGAAGACCCGCTGGTCGAAGAACCAGGGCGGACTCGTGGTGGTCACCCACGACCGCTGGTTCCTCGACGAGGTGTCGACCGACACGTGGGAGGTGCACGACGGCATCGTCGAGCCGTTCGAGGGGGGTTACGCCGCGTACGTGCTGCAGCGGGTCGAGCGCGACCGGATGGCGGCGGCATCCGAGGCGAAGCGCCAGAACCTCATGCGCAAGGAGCTCGCGTGGCTGCGCCGCGGCGCGCCCGCACGCACGAGCAAGCCGAAGTTCCGCATCGAGGCGGCGAACCAGCTCATCGAGGACGTGCCGCCCGTGCGCGACAGGGTCGCGCTCGAGAAGCTCGCGACGTCGCGACTCGGCAAGGACGTCGTCGACCTCGAGGGCGTCTCGGTCGCGTTCGACGGCCGCGAGATCCTGCACGAGGTGACGTGGCGCATCGCTCCCGGCGAGCGCACCGGCATCCTCGGCGTCAACGGCGCCGGCAAGTCGACCCTGCTGGGCGTCGTCGCGGGCACCGTCGCGCCCGACGCGGGGCGCGTGAAGACCGGCAAGACGGTGAAGCTCGCGGTGCTCGACCAGCGCCTCGCCGAGCTCGACGAGATCGCGAACGACCGGGTCGCGGATGTCATCGGCCGCCAGCGGGCCAGCTACCGCACCGGCGCGGGCGCCGAGCTCACGCCCGGTCAGCTGCTCGAGCGCCTCGGCTTCTCGAACGCGCAGCTCTCCACCCCCGTCAAGGACCTCTCGGGCGGCCAGAAGCGTCGTCTGCAGCTGCTGCTCATCCTGCTCGACGAGCCCAACGTGCTCATCCTCGACGAGCCCACCAACGACCTCGACACCGACATGCTCGCCGCCATGGAGGACCTGCTCGACTCCTGGCCCGGCACCCTGCTCGTCGTCTCACACGACCGCTACCTCATCGAGCGCGTCACCGACCAGCAGTACGCCGTCATGGGCGGACGGATGCGGCACCTCCCGGGTGGGGTGGATGAGTACCTGCGGCTGCGTCAGACCGGGGCTGGTTTCGACACGCCCGCTTCGCGGGCTACTCAACCAGCGGGTGGGCGCGCCCCCACCGCTGGTCGAGTGCCGTCGCGCAGCGACGCCCCCACCGCTGGTCGAGTGCCGTCGCGCAGCGACGGTGTATCGAGACCCGACGAACGTCAGACGTCGGCTGGTTTCGACACGCCCGCTTCGCGGGCTACTCAACCAGCGGGTGGCGCCGCCCCCTCCGCTGTTCGAGTGCCAGCGGGTGCGGGCGCCGCCGCCACCCTCTCCGGCGCCGAGCGCCGCGCCGCCGAGAAGGAGCTCGCATCCGTCGAACGCCGCATGGCGAAGGTGGGCGACGCGATCACCGCGATGCACGCGGCGTTCGCGACCGCGGACCAGAGCGACTACGCCGAGCTGCAGCGACTCCAGGCCGAGCTCGCGGGGCTCGAGGCCGACTCGAGTGCGCTCGAGGAGCGCTGGCTCGAGCTCGGTGAGCAGCTCGAGGGCTGA
- a CDS encoding SDR family oxidoreductase, whose protein sequence is MRTYVVTGAASGIGKTTRELLESRGERVIGVDLAGADVDADLSTPAGRAGLADAVTALAPDGIDAIVANAGVAQFTPLTVRVNFFGAVATLENLRPLLAASAAPRAVVTSSFSSLQDNDPELVSLLHAGDEDAAVARADALVEQQLGHLIYASTKRAISEWVRAQSITPEWAGAGIPLNAVGPGVIVTPMTAGFLETREGRDQLAQAVPMPLAGPAEPIVVARLIAWLTSEENTHLAGQTVYVDGGADVAIRGPHVFGTSD, encoded by the coding sequence ATGCGCACCTACGTTGTGACCGGAGCCGCTTCCGGCATCGGCAAGACCACCAGGGAACTGCTCGAGAGCCGCGGCGAGCGCGTGATCGGCGTCGACCTCGCGGGGGCCGACGTCGATGCCGACCTGTCGACGCCCGCGGGCCGCGCAGGCCTCGCGGATGCCGTGACGGCTCTCGCCCCCGATGGCATCGACGCGATCGTCGCGAACGCGGGCGTCGCCCAGTTCACCCCGCTCACCGTGAGGGTCAACTTCTTCGGCGCCGTCGCGACGCTCGAGAACCTGCGTCCGCTGCTCGCCGCATCCGCCGCCCCGCGCGCGGTCGTCACGTCGTCGTTCTCGTCGCTGCAGGACAACGACCCCGAGCTCGTGAGCCTGCTGCACGCGGGAGACGAGGATGCCGCGGTCGCCCGGGCGGATGCGCTCGTCGAGCAGCAGCTCGGCCACCTCATCTACGCGTCGACGAAGCGCGCGATCTCGGAGTGGGTGCGCGCGCAGTCGATCACGCCCGAGTGGGCGGGCGCGGGCATCCCGCTCAACGCGGTGGGCCCCGGCGTCATCGTCACCCCGATGACCGCGGGCTTCCTGGAGACGCGGGAGGGTCGCGACCAGCTCGCCCAGGCCGTGCCGATGCCGCTCGCCGGGCCGGCCGAGCCGATCGTCGTCGCGCGGCTCATCGCGTGGCTGACGAGCGAGGAGAACACCCACCTCGCGGGCCAGACCGTGTACGTCGACGGCGGCGCCGACGTCGCGATCCGCGGACCGCACGTCTTCGGCACCAGCGACTGA
- a CDS encoding YafY family protein, whose amino-acid sequence MADTTSRMLQLLSLLQARRDWPGEVLAERLEVSVRTVRRDVDRLRELGYRVRAVKGPDGGYRLDAGSELPPLLFDDEQAVAVAIALQTATASGADIGEPAERALATVRTVMPSHLRHRVDALATAVTRAAADAVDPADPVDPALLLAVSAAMRARETLRFDYRDETDAPPRRAEPHHLVARAGRWYVIGWDVDRADWRVFRVDRMRLRSARGARFAPRELPGGDPHAFLAARFRGGAAGSAARFRGGTSGSAEWPCRGAVVLALPLDRVAPFAADAAVEAVDASCTRVHAGSWSWVALAASLLRFDADVTAAEPAELAAAFATLAGRASEASASVGP is encoded by the coding sequence ATGGCCGACACGACCTCGCGGATGCTGCAGCTGCTCTCACTGCTGCAGGCGCGCCGCGACTGGCCGGGCGAGGTGCTGGCCGAGCGGCTCGAGGTGAGCGTGCGCACCGTGCGCCGCGACGTCGACCGCCTGCGGGAGCTCGGCTACCGCGTGCGGGCGGTCAAGGGGCCCGACGGCGGCTACCGCCTCGACGCGGGCTCCGAGCTGCCACCCCTGCTGTTCGACGACGAGCAGGCCGTCGCCGTGGCGATCGCGCTGCAGACGGCCACGGCATCCGGCGCCGACATCGGCGAGCCCGCCGAGCGCGCCCTCGCGACCGTGCGCACCGTGATGCCGTCGCACCTGCGGCACCGCGTCGACGCGCTCGCGACCGCCGTGACGCGTGCCGCCGCCGACGCCGTCGACCCCGCCGACCCCGTCGACCCCGCGCTGCTGCTCGCCGTGAGCGCCGCGATGCGCGCCCGCGAGACGCTGCGCTTCGACTACCGCGACGAGACGGATGCGCCCCCGCGTCGCGCGGAACCCCACCACCTCGTCGCGCGCGCCGGCCGCTGGTACGTCATCGGGTGGGACGTCGACCGCGCCGACTGGCGTGTCTTCCGCGTCGACCGGATGCGGCTCCGCTCCGCGCGCGGCGCCCGCTTCGCCCCGCGCGAGCTGCCGGGCGGCGACCCGCACGCGTTCCTCGCCGCGCGGTTCCGCGGCGGCGCGGCGGGCTCCGCCGCGCGGTTCCGCGGCGGCACGTCAGGCTCCGCCGAGTGGCCCTGCCGGGGCGCCGTCGTGCTCGCGCTCCCGCTCGACCGCGTGGCGCCCTTCGCGGCCGACGCCGCCGTCGAGGCGGTCGACGCGTCGTGCACACGCGTGCACGCCGGCTCCTGGTCGTGGGTCGCCCTCGCCGCCTCGCTCCTCCGCTTCGACGCCGACGTCACGGCGGCGGAGCCCGCGGAGCTCGCCGCCGCGTTCGCGACGCTCGCCGGGCGCGCGAGCGAGGCATCCGCATCCGTCGGCCCCTGA
- a CDS encoding VOC family protein produces MTIATTPHLNFRGDARAALEFYQSVFGGQLALVRYVDAGAVTDPAEAEQIMWGQVASDAGFRVMAYDVPGHTEWAPGVIPVFVSVRGTDADELTGYWQKLAEGATVVVPLAPAGWSPLYGMLRDRFGVTWVLDLEVPWSPE; encoded by the coding sequence ATGACCATCGCCACCACGCCCCACCTCAACTTCCGCGGCGACGCCCGCGCGGCGCTCGAGTTCTACCAGTCGGTCTTCGGCGGGCAGCTCGCGCTCGTGCGCTACGTCGACGCGGGAGCCGTCACCGACCCCGCCGAGGCCGAGCAGATCATGTGGGGGCAGGTCGCCTCCGACGCGGGCTTCCGCGTCATGGCCTACGACGTGCCGGGCCACACCGAGTGGGCGCCGGGCGTCATCCCCGTGTTCGTCTCGGTGCGCGGCACCGACGCCGACGAGCTCACCGGCTACTGGCAGAAGCTCGCCGAGGGCGCGACCGTCGTCGTGCCGCTCGCGCCCGCGGGCTGGTCGCCCCTCTATGGCATGCTGCGCGACCGCTTCGGTGTCACGTGGGTGCTCGACCTCGAGGTGCCCTGGTCGCCCGAGTGA
- a CDS encoding 3-oxoacyl-ACP synthase III family protein, which translates to MPSPVSTRVVGLGVHLPEHVRTTAETEAELRRRNRGVRLPTGLIRRMTGVETVHLRPDGWDASDLAVAAAREALAESPGDVDLVLFASASQDLVEPATSHIVAAKLGVDAPVMDVKNACNSVVNAMQVADAFIRTGQYRRVLIASGEAPTVAVRWDVDGHERFLRSFPGYTMSDGGAALVLEASDVPDVGIRSTRFLAVSRHWDVGTLPGGGTMRPRDVDAEYFDMDGHGLQQAFLELGPEPVLGLLRDRGLTWDDFDLVAIHQVALPYLPPIFERLGVPDDRTVITVRDHGNLASVTLPLQLKLARERRMLHEGSRVLLIGLAGGISLGLVEVVW; encoded by the coding sequence GTGCCGTCACCCGTCTCCACCCGCGTCGTCGGGCTCGGTGTGCACCTGCCCGAGCACGTGCGCACGACGGCCGAGACCGAGGCCGAACTGCGTCGCCGCAACAGGGGTGTGCGCCTGCCGACGGGCCTCATCCGCCGCATGACGGGGGTCGAGACCGTGCACCTGCGGCCCGACGGATGGGACGCCTCCGACCTCGCCGTCGCCGCCGCCCGCGAGGCGCTCGCCGAGTCGCCCGGCGACGTCGACCTCGTGCTGTTCGCTTCCGCGAGCCAGGACCTCGTCGAGCCCGCCACGAGCCACATCGTCGCCGCGAAGCTCGGCGTCGACGCGCCCGTCATGGACGTCAAGAACGCGTGCAACTCGGTCGTCAACGCGATGCAGGTGGCCGACGCGTTCATCCGCACGGGGCAGTACCGCCGCGTGCTCATCGCGTCGGGTGAGGCGCCGACGGTCGCCGTGCGCTGGGACGTCGACGGCCACGAGCGCTTCCTGCGCTCGTTCCCCGGCTACACGATGAGCGATGGCGGTGCCGCGCTCGTGCTCGAGGCGTCCGACGTGCCGGATGTCGGCATCCGCTCGACGCGCTTCCTCGCCGTCTCGCGCCACTGGGACGTCGGCACGCTGCCCGGCGGCGGCACGATGCGCCCACGCGACGTCGACGCCGAGTACTTCGACATGGACGGGCACGGGCTGCAGCAGGCGTTCCTCGAGCTCGGCCCCGAGCCCGTGCTCGGCCTGCTGCGCGACCGCGGCCTCACGTGGGACGACTTCGACCTCGTCGCCATCCACCAGGTCGCCCTGCCCTACCTGCCGCCGATCTTCGAGCGCCTCGGCGTGCCCGACGACCGCACCGTCATCACGGTGCGCGACCACGGCAACCTCGCCTCGGTGACCCTGCCGCTGCAGCTCAAGCTCGCGCGCGAGCGCCGGATGCTGCACGAGGGCTCGCGCGTGCTGCTCATCGGGCTCGCGGGGGGTATCTCGCTCGGGCTCGTCGAGGTCGTGTGGTGA
- a CDS encoding glycosyltransferase family 2 protein → MSGAVGSSAGLSSGAGRLAVVVPVYQEAAGIAPTLEALAAQRDADFDVIFVDNGSTDGSADVIRAFAASHGLARWRVIDEPQKGTGAAADTGMRAAIDAGATLLARTDADCLPREDWTASVRRALTPREEGGLGLRLVGGELVARRDEDVGWATRALLRGAVHLAEAFGRIRPGNRGDGYLGPYMMAAGCNVGITAELYLAAGGFPRTAIEELHEDRALVNAVRRITSDYARRADVVVFGSSRRVRAWGLRRTLLWYKDHAYKPEVVDIR, encoded by the coding sequence GTGAGCGGTGCGGTGGGCTCGTCGGCGGGCTTGTCGTCGGGCGCGGGCCGGCTCGCGGTCGTCGTGCCGGTGTACCAGGAGGCCGCCGGCATCGCGCCGACGCTCGAGGCGCTCGCCGCGCAGCGCGACGCCGACTTCGATGTGATCTTCGTCGACAACGGCTCGACCGACGGATCGGCGGATGTCATCCGCGCCTTCGCCGCGTCGCACGGCCTGGCGAGGTGGCGCGTGATCGACGAGCCGCAGAAGGGCACGGGCGCTGCCGCCGACACGGGCATGCGCGCCGCGATCGACGCGGGCGCGACGCTGCTCGCGCGCACCGACGCCGACTGCCTGCCCCGAGAGGACTGGACGGCCTCCGTGCGCCGCGCCCTCACGCCGCGCGAGGAGGGCGGCCTCGGGCTGCGCCTCGTGGGCGGCGAGCTCGTCGCGCGCCGCGACGAGGATGTCGGCTGGGCGACGCGTGCCCTGCTGCGCGGCGCTGTGCACCTCGCCGAGGCGTTCGGCCGCATCCGTCCGGGCAACCGCGGCGACGGGTACCTCGGGCCCTACATGATGGCGGCCGGCTGCAACGTCGGCATCACGGCCGAGCTCTACCTCGCGGCGGGTGGCTTCCCGCGCACCGCGATCGAGGAGCTGCACGAGGACCGCGCCCTCGTCAACGCCGTGCGCCGCATCACGAGCGACTACGCGCGGAGAGCGGATGTCGTGGTGTTCGGGTCGAGCCGTCGCGTGCGCGCGTGGGGGCTCCGGCGCACGCTGCTCTGGTACAAGGACCACGCGTACAAGCCCGAAGTGGTCGACATCCGATGA
- a CDS encoding cytochrome P450 translates to MTAEVATRRDAAVVRAAHPFAFPLVSAVPGPVRRVPGLGVIVKDAALLRGVLMDSAHFSKNGPGAPSDLWTPVLGPRVLLNMEGADHLALRRQLAPLFSPSFVDGFVAESLGAATRSLAAALAAGEPVDLVAHARRGASHVISRLVGLEEGRFDDAMFARVSAVTGYVTLARPRLGPRQLASARAILGELGEHAARAYAGDESTVPGRMRALGLDEREALGAVGAFVLTGTETIVSYLPRLVALLVDSGWHARIASDPARGALDAAIAEGLRVTTPSPVMLRAVSAPTRIGPVAVRPGDRVILGTYWADTALGAFDPEGNPSASLKQLWFGAGAHYCLGAPLAMAQIRLALDALLAHPGLRIERRRPARGVLIPSYAELVVRA, encoded by the coding sequence ATGACGGCCGAGGTCGCGACGCGGCGGGACGCGGCGGTAGTGCGCGCGGCGCATCCGTTCGCCTTTCCGCTCGTCTCGGCCGTGCCCGGGCCGGTGCGTCGTGTGCCGGGCCTCGGGGTGATCGTGAAGGACGCCGCCCTGCTGCGCGGCGTGCTCATGGACTCCGCCCACTTCTCGAAGAACGGACCCGGCGCCCCCAGCGATCTGTGGACGCCCGTGCTCGGACCGCGCGTGCTGCTCAACATGGAGGGCGCCGATCACCTCGCGCTCCGTCGGCAGCTCGCGCCGCTGTTCTCGCCGTCGTTCGTCGACGGGTTCGTCGCCGAGAGCCTGGGCGCGGCGACGCGTTCGCTGGCGGCGGCGCTCGCGGCGGGGGAGCCCGTCGATCTCGTCGCCCACGCCCGCCGCGGCGCGAGCCACGTCATCTCGCGGCTCGTCGGCCTCGAGGAGGGCCGTTTCGACGACGCGATGTTCGCGCGCGTCTCGGCCGTCACCGGCTACGTGACTCTTGCGCGTCCGCGGCTCGGCCCGCGTCAGCTCGCATCCGCTCGTGCGATCCTCGGCGAGCTCGGCGAGCACGCGGCGCGCGCCTACGCCGGCGACGAGTCGACCGTGCCCGGACGGATGCGCGCCCTCGGCCTCGACGAGCGCGAGGCTCTCGGGGCGGTCGGCGCGTTCGTGCTGACGGGTACCGAGACGATCGTGTCGTACCTGCCACGACTCGTGGCGCTGCTCGTCGACTCGGGGTGGCATGCGCGCATCGCATCCGACCCGGCGCGGGGTGCCCTGGATGCGGCGATCGCGGAGGGGCTGCGGGTCACGACGCCGTCGCCCGTCATGCTGCGAGCGGTATCAGCGCCGACGCGCATCGGGCCGGTCGCCGTGCGCCCGGGCGACCGCGTCATCCTCGGCACCTACTGGGCCGACACGGCGCTCGGCGCCTTCGACCCCGAGGGCAACCCGTCGGCGTCGCTCAAGCAGCTGTGGTTCGGTGCGGGTGCCCACTATTGCCTCGGGGCGCCGCTCGCGATGGCGCAGATCCGCCTCGCGCTCGACGCCCTGCTCGCGCATCCGGGTCTCCGCATCGAGCGCCGTCGCCCCGCGCGCGGCGTGCTCATCCCCTCCTACGCCGAGCTGGTGGTGCGCGCGTGA
- a CDS encoding class I adenylate-forming enzyme family protein: MSDLVLSVLRACDATPDAPALTAHGRTWSYRELGRRIRSIAAGLADAGLAPGDRVLFSVRPGPDAVTLALGIVGAGGTVVFADPGAGEALFRARANLAAPRWVAAESLLYLASSGPLRPLARRRGLELAPYGRLVPDARHLRAGRWLPGVPRGALALDRLAAGPGHPTAGADTRDPRADRADRIRPGAPDDEALVVFTSGTTDVPKAVVHTRGSLGAGLGDFADGVGIRPGLRVLTDQLMVGIPALIGGAHWTMPAPGLDPGARPEAYLEHLGDAELLFASPATLDAILAALDARPELTPALETIVLGGAPVLPPLLRRAFERMPDVRIQAVYGMTEILPVAIADGAEKLAAPAGGGDAVGRLVPSVRARIDDGELVLSGAGLARGYLAELPEHPLAELHTGDLAELDGDRLVLCGRAKDMFIRGTQNVYPGLYEPLIAGLPGVADAAMAGVPDAIGDDRILVAVVPALHPPAETSTSHPLAAEVRRRLPGLIDAGVLPDAVVAVPALPRAGRSRKLDRAALAGMLAPFVPPAVAESVSAAPVADPGERA, encoded by the coding sequence GTGAGCGACCTCGTGCTGTCGGTGCTGCGCGCGTGCGACGCGACGCCCGACGCCCCTGCGCTCACGGCGCACGGGCGCACGTGGAGCTACCGCGAGCTCGGCCGCCGCATCCGGAGCATCGCCGCGGGGCTCGCGGATGCCGGCCTCGCCCCCGGCGACCGCGTGCTGTTCTCGGTGCGCCCCGGCCCCGACGCCGTTACCCTCGCGCTCGGCATCGTCGGCGCGGGCGGCACGGTCGTGTTCGCCGACCCGGGGGCGGGGGAGGCCCTGTTCCGGGCGCGCGCGAACCTCGCCGCGCCGCGCTGGGTCGCCGCCGAGTCGCTGCTCTACCTCGCAAGCTCCGGGCCGCTGCGTCCGCTCGCACGTCGGCGCGGGCTCGAGCTCGCGCCCTACGGGCGGCTCGTTCCGGATGCGCGCCACCTCCGCGCGGGACGCTGGCTGCCCGGCGTGCCCCGCGGCGCGCTCGCCCTCGACCGGCTCGCGGCGGGGCCCGGCCACCCGACTGCCGGCGCCGACACCCGTGATCCCCGCGCCGACCGCGCCGACCGCATCCGCCCCGGCGCCCCCGACGACGAGGCGCTCGTCGTGTTCACCTCCGGCACGACCGACGTGCCGAAGGCCGTCGTGCACACGCGCGGCTCACTCGGCGCGGGGCTCGGCGACTTCGCCGACGGCGTCGGCATCCGCCCCGGCCTGCGCGTGCTCACCGACCAGCTCATGGTCGGCATCCCCGCCCTCATCGGCGGCGCCCACTGGACGATGCCCGCCCCCGGCCTCGACCCCGGCGCGCGGCCCGAGGCGTACCTCGAGCATCTCGGCGACGCCGAGCTGCTGTTCGCGAGCCCCGCGACGCTCGACGCCATCCTCGCCGCGCTCGACGCGCGCCCCGAGCTGACGCCCGCGCTCGAGACGATCGTGCTCGGCGGTGCCCCCGTGCTGCCGCCGCTCCTCAGGCGCGCGTTCGAGCGGATGCCGGACGTGCGCATCCAAGCCGTCTACGGCATGACCGAGATCCTGCCCGTCGCGATCGCCGACGGCGCCGAGAAGCTCGCCGCGCCCGCGGGTGGGGGAGATGCGGTCGGCCGCCTCGTGCCGAGCGTGCGCGCACGCATCGACGACGGCGAGCTCGTGCTCTCGGGCGCCGGCCTCGCGCGCGGCTATCTCGCCGAGTTGCCCGAGCATCCGCTCGCCGAGCTGCACACGGGCGACCTCGCCGAGCTCGACGGCGACCGGCTCGTGCTGTGCGGGCGCGCGAAGGACATGTTCATCCGCGGCACGCAGAACGTCTACCCGGGCTTGTATGAGCCGCTCATCGCGGGGCTGCCGGGCGTCGCGGATGCGGCGATGGCCGGGGTTCCGGATGCCATCGGCGACGACCGCATCCTCGTCGCGGTGGTGCCCGCGCTGCATCCGCCCGCCGAGACGAGCACGTCGCATCCTCTCGCCGCCGAGGTGCGCCGCCGGCTGCCGGGGCTCATCGACGCGGGCGTGCTGCCGGATGCCGTGGTCGCCGTGCCCGCGCTCCCGCGCGCGGGCCGCTCGCGCAAGCTAGACCGCGCGGCCCTCGCGGGGATGCTCGCGCCGTTCGTTCCACCCGCCGTGGCTGAGTCTGTGTCGGCCGCACCCGTCGCCGACCCGGGGGAGCGCGCATGA
- a CDS encoding NAD(P)-dependent oxidoreductase, with product MRIAVTGASGFIGGAVATALAAEDHDVTGFGRRARGWSHPRARYRVWDITEGLLKGDRDFDAVVHCAALADDWAPLSEAMRANRTGTRHVVASFPGARIVHLSTSSVYDAFTPTVMAREDAAPVNHFLSSYSESKTFAEFEVAAADAVVLRPHAVYGPGDTTLLPRVLEAVRGGRLVLPEGARVPHSLTHVDTLVEAVRLSLRGPAGVYNVADAEPVSLADVLEEFLARRGVKARIVRLPYVAAFQAAGLAERAARIRRRRPRITRYAVSQLGLERTLDLSAARESLGFRPAATTLAGAELW from the coding sequence ATGAGGATCGCCGTCACAGGCGCGTCGGGGTTCATCGGCGGCGCCGTCGCCACCGCCCTCGCCGCCGAGGACCACGACGTCACGGGCTTCGGTCGTCGGGCGCGCGGCTGGTCGCATCCGCGCGCCCGCTACCGGGTGTGGGACATCACCGAGGGGCTGCTCAAGGGCGACCGCGACTTCGACGCCGTCGTGCACTGCGCGGCCCTCGCCGACGACTGGGCGCCGCTGTCCGAGGCGATGCGCGCCAACCGCACGGGCACGCGGCACGTCGTGGCCAGCTTCCCGGGCGCGCGCATCGTGCACCTGTCGACGTCGTCGGTGTACGACGCGTTCACGCCGACCGTCATGGCGCGCGAGGACGCGGCGCCCGTGAACCACTTCCTGTCGAGCTACTCGGAGTCGAAGACCTTCGCCGAATTCGAGGTCGCCGCCGCGGATGCCGTGGTGCTGCGCCCGCACGCCGTCTACGGCCCCGGCGACACGACACTGCTGCCGCGGGTGCTCGAGGCGGTGCGCGGCGGTCGGCTCGTGCTGCCCGAGGGGGCGCGCGTGCCGCACTCGCTCACGCACGTCGACACGCTCGTGGAGGCGGTGCGGCTGTCGCTCCGCGGCCCGGCGGGCGTCTACAACGTCGCGGATGCGGAGCCCGTGTCGCTCGCGGACGTGTTGGAGGAGTTCCTCGCCCGCCGCGGGGTGAAGGCGCGCATCGTGCGGCTGCCCTACGTGGCGGCGTTCCAGGCTGCGGGGCTCGCCGAGCGTGCGGCCCGCATCCGTCGCCGTCGCCCCCGCATCACCCGCTACGCCGTGAGTCAGCTGGGCCTCGAGCGCACGCTTGACCTGTCGGCGGCCCGCGAGTCGCTCGGCTTCCGCCCGGCCGCCACGACTCTCGCCGGCGCCGAGCTGTGGTAG
- a CDS encoding siderophore-interacting protein, giving the protein MSFRDARSYDAHALLEVVRREQVTPHMVRVTVAGDDLADFPDHGFDHWFRLFLPRPEADEALGRLPRKVDIIGTPHRAARPSPGGQAAPTHRPGRRGSRQAGSCIHDPRIRTYIRESERHSWKGRGGPGCGREASPGADPTRRP; this is encoded by the coding sequence ATGAGTTTCCGCGACGCCCGCAGCTACGACGCCCATGCCCTCCTCGAGGTGGTGCGACGCGAGCAGGTGACCCCGCACATGGTGCGCGTGACGGTCGCGGGCGACGACCTCGCCGACTTTCCCGACCACGGCTTCGACCACTGGTTCCGCCTGTTCCTGCCGCGACCCGAGGCGGATGAGGCGCTCGGCCGCCTGCCGAGGAAGGTCGACATCATCGGCACTCCTCATCGCGCAGCGCGGCCGTCTCCGGGAGGGCAGGCGGCGCCGACACATCGCCCAGGGAGGCGAGGAAGTCGGCAAGCGGGGTCATGCATCCATGATCCCAGGATTCGAACATACATACGAGAGTCCGAGCGACATTCGTGGAAAGGTCGTGGTGGCCCGGGCTGTGGGCGAGAGGCGAGCCCCGGGGCCGACCCGACACGCCGCCCCTAG